The sequence below is a genomic window from Leptotrichia sp. oral taxon 215 str. W9775.
AATGATCCTGAAGTAAACAAGTATCTGAATGTATATCTGGTTGAAAACTATAATGTAGGACTGGCTGAAAAAATAATTCCTGCAACAGATATTTCAGAACAGATTTCCCTTGCATCAAAGGAAGCGAGTGGAACAGGAAACATGAAATTTATGTTGAATGGTGCATTAACTTTAGGAACAATGGATGGAGCAAATGTTGAAATCTGTGAACTTGTAGGTAATGAAAATATCTATATTTTTGGAAAACATAGTGATGAAATCATAGAATTATATGAAAAAGAAGGATACGTTTCAAAAGACTACTATAAACAGGAAGGAATTAAAGAAGTAGTTGATTTTATTACTTCAGAAGAACTTGTTAAAGTAGGAAACAGTGAAAGACTGGAAAGACTGCATAATGAACTTATAAATAAAGACTGGTTCATGACACTTATTGACTTTAATGAATATTATGAAGTTAAGGAAAAAATGTTGTCTGACTATGAAAATAAGGATCTTTGGTATAAAAAGGTCATAAATAACATAGCTAAAGCAGGATTCTTCTCTTCAGACAGAACAATAAGTCAATATGAAAATGAAATATGGAAAACAGAAGATAAAAAATAATTAAAATTTATAATATTTAGTGCTGTTTCGGAGAATTATCCGGAACAGTCCTGTTTCTCTCTAAAAATAAGAGAAAAAAACAACGTGGTTACAAAATAAAGTTATTATAAAATTTAAAAGAAAGGAAAGGTAAAGATATGAAACTGTTGACTATCAATGTTCATGCCTGGATAGAGGAAAATCAGGATGAAAAGATGGAAATACTGGCAAAAGTAATTGCAGAAAATGACTATGATGTAGTAGCTATGCAGGAAGTAAATCAGTCTATGAACAGTCCTGTAGTTTTTAGGGCAATCCGTCAGGATAACTATGGTTGGGTACTTCTGGAAAAAATCAGTAAATATACTGACAGAACCTATTATTATCATTGGAGTAATTCGCATATTGGCTACGGTAAATATGATGAAGGTCTTGCAATTATAACAAAACATAAGCTTTTAGATGTAGATGAATTTTATTGTACTAGGGCTCAAAGCGTAAATACAATTACATCGAGAAGAATTAACAGTGCAACAATTGAATATAAGGGGCAGAAAGTAGAATTTTACACTTGCCATATGAATCTTCCTACAAATCAGGAAGAAAAAATGGCAGATAATATCCAGACAATACTGAAAAGAAGTCAAACTGATAATTTAAAGATACTAATGGGAGATTTCAATACTGATGCAATAAATAGTCCTGAAGATTACAAAATGATTCTTTCTCAGGGACTGTATGACACATATACTATGGCGGAAGAAAAAGATAGTGGAATTACAGTAGGAGGAAACATTGATGGATGGAGTAAAAGCAAGGAAGAAAAACGTATAGACTATATTTTAAGTAACAAGGAAATAAAAGTTAAAAGCAGCAAAGTAATATTCAATGGAGAAAATCATCCAGTTGTGTCAGACCATTATGGGCTGGAAGTTATTCTGGATTTGTAAGAATATAAGGCATTTTAAATTGAAATACGAAAATGAAATAAAAAGTTAAAAAAGATTTACGTAAATGTATTGACAAATTAAAAAAATGTGGTATATTTAAAATATGAAAAAATCATATATAAAAATTTTAGGAGGTAGTAAAAATGATGAAAAAAATCCAACGTTTTGGTGGAGCAATGATGGCACCAGTTCTATTATTTGCATTTACGGGGATAGTAGTAGGACTTGCATCAGTATTCACTAATACACAAGTTGTGGGGAAAATTGCTGAAGAAGGGACAATGTGGTATAAATTCTGGTATGTAGTTGCAGAAGGTGGTTGGACAGTATTTAGACAAATGCCTTTATTATTTGCAATAGGATTACCAATAAGTTTGGCAACAAAGACAAATGCAAGAGCATGTTTAGAAACATTTGCATTATATATGACATTTAACTATTTTGTATCTGCGATATTAAAAGTATTCTATGGAATAGATGCAGCTAAACAAATAGCAGACGGTGTAACAGGTTATTCTGCAATAGCCGGAGTTCCAACAATAGATACAAGTTTATTTGGTGGTATTCTAATCGCAGCATTGGTAGTATATATACATAATAAATACTTTGACAAGAAATTACCTGAT
It includes:
- a CDS encoding endonuclease/exonuclease/phosphatase family protein, encoding MKLLTINVHAWIEENQDEKMEILAKVIAENDYDVVAMQEVNQSMNSPVVFRAIRQDNYGWVLLEKISKYTDRTYYYHWSNSHIGYGKYDEGLAIITKHKLLDVDEFYCTRAQSVNTITSRRINSATIEYKGQKVEFYTCHMNLPTNQEEKMADNIQTILKRSQTDNLKILMGDFNTDAINSPEDYKMILSQGLYDTYTMAEEKDSGITVGGNIDGWSKSKEEKRIDYILSNKEIKVKSSKVIFNGENHPVVSDHYGLEVILDL